GTGAAGAAACAGAAGTTGAATGGTACGATCGTATCACAGGATATGTTCAACAAGTAGGAAGGTCTAGATCAGCATCGGGCGGTTGGAATCCTGGTAAAATGAGGGAACTAATGGATAGAAAGAGGTTTTAACTGTCTATAAATTTTTTATATTTTTTTTTAAGGATTATTTTTTTTGAAACTAATAACGGAGAAGTTGAGATGACAGCTGAAGCTGACGAATAGAAACTACTGAAGAGAATGAAAGAACTTCATAGAGAAATAGATGTGATGAAAGATAATAAATTAGATTGTCTGAAATCAATTTGGATTACATCAAAAATGAACTTTTTACTCTGGATTTTATGAAAACTCAAGACAGATTTTTCAAGTTTTGAAAAGATGATTAAATCTACAAGTTTCAAAATAGAAAATGAGATTGAATTTAGGGATGCAACAGACACAGTTGAGTGGAATCAGTACATTATGAAAAATACTGAATTTAAAAATTGGAATGAAATGTTACGAACCGCAGTGATTGATAGGGCAACTAGAAAGTTTATGGTTAAAACATTGTTGTAATTTTTGAAACTTTTAATATAATTGAAAATCTATGTAATATTTTGATATTATGAATTTTTTAATAAATGTTTGTGATGATTTATGGATCAGAATGTAGTTTACCAAAGGATCAATGAACTGTGCAATGCTTTCAAAGAAAAACAGATTGAGATATTTCACTGGCTTCATCAGCATCCCGAACTTGCCTTTCAAGAGTTTCAGTCAGGACAGTATATTGTAGATTGTCTAAATGAAATAAATGGAATTGAAGTAGTCTATCCTATTGCGAAAACAGGAATCAAAGCAGTGCTTCACGGTGAAAATCCAGGACCTACAGTTTCATTACGAGCTGACTTTGATGCATTGCCAGTAAAAGAAGAAACAAACCTAGATTATGCATCAAAGTCTAAAGGGATATATATAATGGACAGAAGACCTATGTAGCTCATGCGTGTGGTCATGATGCAAGTGCTTCATCTGCATTAGGTACTGCGAAAGTTTTAAGTCAACTTAAAAATGAGTTAAATGGTAAAGTTGTTTTCTTATTCCAACCTGCAGAAGAGGGTGCACCTCAGGGTATGGTTGGTGGTGCTGAACTAATGGTTAAAGCAGGTGCCTTAAAAAACCCTGATGTTCACGCAATATTTGCACTACATCCTTACAGCAAAGCTTATCCTGGAAACGTGTTATTAAGTAAAGGGATCACACATGCAAGCTTAAACGATTTAATAATCAAAATCAAAGGGATCCAAGCTCATGGCTCAATGCCATGGGTGGGTAAGGATCCTATTTTGGCTGGAGCAGCAATCATAAATGCACTGCAGTCAATTATCAGTAGAGAAGTTGATCTAATGAGAGGTGCAGCTGTTATTACTGTAGGATACTTTCACGGAGGCATTAAAGTTAATATAATTCCTAAAACAGCTGAAATGGGTTTAACAATCAGATCTCTTGATGATAGTACACAAAACTGCTTTTAAAACGTATAACTGAAGTTGCAGATTTAACTGCTAGAGCGCAATGGGTGTGAGGTCGAAATTATCCCTGGACAACATGATCCATTGAACAGAAACAATAATGAACTATGCAAAAATATGCTACCAACTCTTCAAAGAGTTGCAGGAAAAGATAAACTCAATTATAAACATGCCACCACAGGTTCAGAAGATTTTTCATATTTCTCTCAGAAAATTCCTGGTTTTATACTTGCATTTTGGAAGTGCACCTTTAGAATTTCCACTATCCCAATCAAAACCCAACCATCATCCTGGATTTCAAGTAGATGAGCTTGCTTTAAAATTTGCAACTAAATTAGAATGTAACTTATTATATGATTATCTTAGAAACAATTCCTAAATTTAAACTACTTAATCAATTTGAATAATCTTATTTTCTATTTTTGTATTCAAGAATGGTATGTACTGGAGAACCATTTTTGAATAGTATAGGCTTAGTTACTGATTCTGAAGAAGTTCCGAAGCCATGTGCTATCATCGTATGTCTTCCAGGTCCGCCTGCTACAACCAAAACTATATCTTGCGGTGAACGTGTTATAGGGACATTACCATCAATAATCCATTTATCATCAAGTTTCCTTCCTCCT
This sequence is a window from Methanobacterium sp. SMA-27. Protein-coding genes within it:
- a CDS encoding amidohydrolase, whose protein sequence is MYNGQKTYVAHACGHDASASSALGTAKVLSQLKNELNGKVVFLFQPAEEGAPQGMVGGAELMVKAGALKNPDVHAIFALHPYSKAYPGNVLLSKGITHASLNDLIIKIKGIQAHGSMPWVGKDPILAGAAIINALQSIISREVDLMRGAAVITVGYFHGGIKVNIIPKTAEMGLTIRSLDDSTQNCF